The Rosa chinensis cultivar Old Blush chromosome 7, RchiOBHm-V2, whole genome shotgun sequence DNA segment aaagaaaaaaaaatcttatctgCAAGACTGCAACCAGTTCCTCGCCTCCTAGAACGCACAGGCAGCACAACGGCACAGCAGCCAGTTCTTCTTGAGCCCACGAGTCTAGTTCTTCTTCCTGCAGTTCCTTTCATTGCAGTCATCTTCTCCGGCTTTCCTCATCCAATCTTACAGACtttgttttctgatttgctCCAAACGGCGACTCAGCAGggcattaatttattttcttttctgatcaATTCTCTGATTTCTCTCTTGATTGGTTTTTTGGTTTAATGGGTTTGTTGATTATGCATTCTTACCTTTGGATAGTGGCTCTGAGCTGGAATGAAATGTATGATTTAGCATTGGTTTTGGTTAGTTCACTCGCTTCAAGTCGGTAGTATTTACCTCCTCGCTTATAGATGGCATTGGTCGCATTGCTTTGTGTTGATTTTGGGATTGTCTCTTTGAATGAAGTCAATGAACCCAATATTTTCTGTTTTCCTTGTGATAATGTTTAACCCAATCTAATCAGCTATTAGGATACAACATCTTTGATGTTTTCTAATTTAATAGTTTATCAGACTAATACTCTTTGCAGTAGTAGCTGGCAGTTTTCTATATCATCTTTGATGTTGATAACTTGATATTAGTTGTTCTTGACTTGTTGTTAGTATAACTTGAGCTCGTGTTTGATTCTGAAAATTAAaccaaattaagaaaaagattGAGGATTTGATATTGTTGATTGTTTGATACTTCGATTCTTGCCTGTTCTATGTAAAATTGAGTTTTTGGGAATACTCTTGTGTTTTACTATGCATATCAACATGTTCTATTGagcttttgtttgtttaatttggGGTTGGTGGAATCAAATTTTTGTGCACTTATAATTAGCCTAGACCATTTTCGGatctggatccgccactgatgATGAATAGAACAATACATTAAAGCTCGTTCCTACAATGTGTTGGCCTAGCTATATATTCCACTTGTTTgagactgaaaactgctattttATATAAATGGCCTTGTCTCGCATAAGGCATAAGTCAAATATTATCGCCCTTCAAAATAATTTTCCTAATATGTTTATCCACTATGAGGCTCACCATTTACATATGCATGTTACAGAAACAATATTTCTCACTAATGCTCAATCATGTGTGTGCATATCATTGATGCATAAATTATTATTATCCGATCCGTAACACAATTTCTCATCTAAAGTCCTCATTACTGACAGATGAAGGATGCCTGATGCCATGATCTTGCACAACGATCCTAGCCCACATTAACATCTACTATTCAGCTAGAACTGTTATATATTAACTATTGTCGATCCTTGATCATCCACAAGATTAGTGTCTGAATCGAACAATTTCGATCTGAAGCTCAATCTCAGACAAAAATAGTTTAAACTTTCAAAACACAAACAAATTAAGATGTTGTACAATTACTTTTCTCAGTCAACAATTACTAAGGGATACCACCAGTAACAATACCACCAGTAACAAATTAAGATGACGTACTAGTACTGCAACAAGCCAACAACGTATAACAATTCATTAAGAGAGATTCTTGCGTACGTCAACCGTACCACGTGGTGGTTGCGGCTGACCAATTAGAGACCTAACAGGGGGTATTTTGAGTATTTCACTTTTAAAAAGTAGGGAtagtttcgaaaaaaaaaaaattctggatTTTTAATTGGTCAGCCGCACCGCCACGTGGTACAGCTGACCCTATGCAAGAATTTCTCATTCATTACATTTGGAAGGATGCTGCCATATAATTTTACTGCATTTCAATTCACATTCATTAAATTCACCGCAAGATCATCTTCAGAAAAGGCTTCTATTCCTGTAATTCATCAATAGCTTTTGAATCAAGTCAAAAGGTGCCAGTGTGCCCCCATTAAGTTATCAGATCCCTGGATTTCATATATAGAAGCGTGGGAAAGAGGTTTGGGTGACTGGCTAGAGTGTCATCTTTGTCAAATCTCCAGTTATCATAAAAGCAAAAAACCAATCTAGCTTGTTAGGTCGGTGGTGACACAAAAGCTGGTTGTCTTTGAAAAAAGCTTGCCCTCAAATGCCTCAATTACTTAATTTCGAGGGAATCTTCAGGCTCTagctaaagaagaaaaatattataACAAGGGAATAAATCAAAGATATGCATGGGACGGCCTAAATAGTCTTAAAAGCTGCTTGGAGATCAAGTTAAGTACAGCACCACCTTTAGTCTttagttttctttctttatagGATCCCAAACCCTCACCACTCCCTTTCCctcttttctagttttctttacCCTACAGCTACAATCCCACTACTTTCCCATTTCTCGATCCTATAACAAAATCCCACTACATATACAttactcttcctcttcctcacttGATCTCACTTGATACTATGAGATATAGTAAACACTGTAAATATTGCCAGTGATTAATGGCTACTGTTCGGAAGCTTATAGTTGAGGTGGTTGACGCACGCGATCTTCCGCCGAAAGACGGCCACGGCACGGTGAGTCCATACGTTGTGGTAGACTACTATGGCCAGCGAAGACGGACACAAACTGTGATCAAGGACCTGAACCCTAAATGGAACGAGCTGCTCGAGTTCAACGTCGGCAAGGCCTCCGAAGCCACCGTGTTCGGGGATGTGCTGGAGCTCGACGTCTATCATGATAAAAACCACGGCCCCACCACCCGGAACAACTTCCTCGGCCGGCTCCGGCTGACTTCCTCTCAGTTTGTGAAGAAAGGCGAGGAGGCTCTTATATATTTTCCTTTGCAGAAGAAGAGCCTCTTCAGTTTTATTCAAGGCGACATTGGCCTAAAGATTTATTACCTAGATGAGCCTCCTCAacctcctccgccgccgccggAGGAACCCAAGCCTGCTAAGACAGTTCCGCCTCCACCGCCGGAGGAAACTAAACCTGCTGAAGCTACGCCGCCTCCACCGCCGGAGGAGGCCGCACCACCACCCCCGGAAtctgagaagaaagaagaagaagcgccACCGGTAACCGAGCAGCCGCCGCCGTCGGAAAGTGAGAAGCCTGCTGAAGAACCACCGGCTGAGGCGGCAGGGAAACCACCGGAAACCGCAGCTGCTGAAGTTGGAGAATCCGATcagccaccgccaccgccaccaccagAAATTTCAGGCGATGTACCAGTGCCGGATCAGCATGAACATATTGAAATGATGGCAGCTTCTTCAGTATCGAAATTAGTGCCGGAAATCAAGTTCGTCGGAGGAATCAACGGTCCACAGCCAATGGCTCGGCGGCCTTCTGGAGTCCCCAGCTACACACAGCTGGAGCCAACCGAAAGTATGTCAATCGATGGTCCGACGTCGTTTGATCTGGTGGAGAAGATGCACTACCTCTTCGTCCGAGTGGTCAAGGCCCGCTACCTCCCCGCCAACGGCAGACCCGTCGTGAAGATCTCCGCTTCCAACTACCACGTGACGTCAACTCCCGCCAGAAAAACCAACTGCTTCGAGTGGGACCAGACCTTCGCTTTCGGCCGCCAGTCGCCGGACTCCTCTTCCATCCTCGAAGTCTCAGTGTGGGATCCGCCCGTCCCCGACCCCACCGGCATGGCCTCCGGGCACAACTTTCTCGGCGGAGTTTGTTTCGATGTGGCCGAGATCCCGCTGCGGGACCCGCCGGACAGTCCCTTGGCCCCGCAATGGTACAGACTCGAGGGGGGCGGGTCCCGCATCAACGGTGATCTGATGCTCGCCACGTGGATGGGAACCCAAGCGGACGAGTCGTTTCCCGACGCGTGGAAGACCGATACCTCGGGAAACCCTAATGCACGCGCGAAGGTGTACCAGTCGCCGAAGCTCTGGTATCTCCGAGCAACCGTGCTCGAAGCGCAAGACGTTGTCCCCATAACGGCGTCGTTAAAGGAAGCCACATTCCAAGTCAAAGCCCAGCTCGGGTTCCAGTCTTTCAAGACCGAACCATCCCTCACTCGAAACGGCACGCCGTCTTGGAACCAGGACTTGATATTCGTGGCCGCCGAGCCGTTCACCGATCACTTGGTTTTCGTGCTGGAGAACCGGCAACCGAAAGGGACGGTCACATTGGGCTTTGCGAAGATACCACTCACCGCCATTGAACGGCGTGTCGACGACCGGAAAGTTGCGTCGAAATGGATCAGCTTGGAGGATCCAAAAGACGAGAAGAGGGTGTACAGCGGAAGAATGCACGTCCGGATTTGCTTCGACGGGGGATATCACGTGATGGATGAAGCGGCGCACGTGTGCAGTGACTACCGCCCCACGGCGAGGCAGCTGTGGAAGACTCCGGTTGGCACCATCGAGCTTGGTATTATTGGGTGCAAGAACTTGATACCGGTCAAGACGGTAAACGGTAAAGGATGTACAGACGCGTATTGTGTTGCTAAGTATGGGTCAAAGTGGGTACGTACGCGGACCGTATGCGATAGCTTGGAGCCCAAGTGGAACGAGCAGTACACTTTCAGGGTGTTTGATCCTTGTACAGTGTTGAGTATTGGTGTTTTTGATAGCAATGGAGTCTTCGAAACCGACGGCCCGAGGGAAGCCACGCGTCTGGACTTTCGAATTGGGAAGGTACGTGTACGTATATCGACTTTGACTACGGGTAAAGTGTACAAGCATACGTATCCGTTGTTGGTCTTGTCTCCGGCCGGATTGAAGAAAATGGGTGAGGTGGAGATTGCCATACGCTTTGCTCGTGTGAGTCCAACCTTGGATTTGGTCCACGCGTACTCGCAGCCTCTATTGCCGTTGATGCACCACATAAAGCCACTAGGAGTGGGGCAACAAGACATGCTGAGACGAGCGGCGGTTAAGATCGTGGCCGCACACTTATCACGATCGGAACCGCCGCTCGGCCGTGAGACTGTTCTCTACATGTTGGATGCGGATTCACACGGGTTTAGCATGAGGAAAGTTCGGGCCAATTATTTCCGGATCATCAATGTCGTAGCGGGGGTGATGGACATTGTTGGGTGGATAAATGACACGCGTTCGTGGAAGAATCCGATGGCTACTATTCTGGTGCACGCATTGTTGGTGCTGCTTGTGTGGTTTCCTGATTTGATAATCCCAACTTTGTTGTTCTACGTGTTCGCAATCGGAGCTTGGAACTATAGGTTCCGTTCTCGAGTCCCACTTCAACACTTTGATCCAAAGCTCTCATTGGCTGATACAGTTGACCGTGATGAACTTGACGAGGAGATCGATATGGTGCCAAGCACCAGATCATATGAGGTAGTACGGGCAAGGTACGACAAGCTACGGACGCTTGGGGCACGTGTGCAGACGGTACTGGGGGATTTTGCCACGCAAGGAGAGCGCGTGCAGGCGTTGGTGACGTGGCGTGATCCACGTGCGACGGGGATTTTTGTTGGACTGTGCTTTGTGGTAGCGATGATATTGTACTTGGTTCCGTCGAAGATGGTGGCAATGGCCTTCGGGTTCTATTATCTGCGCCATCCGATCTTTCGCGACCGAACGCCGTCGCCGGCTTTGAACTTTCTGCGGAGGCTTCCTTCACTGTCGGATCAACTCTTGTAGAAGATACATGGTTGATTAAAATTCAGAAGCTGAGATCTGCTTTACAATAATGATTGTTTCAGGAAGCACATAACCGATCAGGTTTTAAATTAAGCTTCTAGTTTATTTAGTAATTTTGGGTAAGCAGTTTGTATTTAGGGAAGAGAACTCAAGATAAAACAAATATGTAGttcttgtaaaatatggaatgcGTTTTTGATTAGCAGCACACAGCTACAAATTCTGAATGGTGCCTATATTCTCCTGCACGTCCTAGGAGTTCGATGGCTAACTTATATGGAATAGGGTGGAATATTTGGTAGGGTAGATTTAAAACGAGTGAAATCATGTTG contains these protein-coding regions:
- the LOC112176560 gene encoding FT-interacting protein 7; its protein translation is MATVRKLIVEVVDARDLPPKDGHGTVSPYVVVDYYGQRRRTQTVIKDLNPKWNELLEFNVGKASEATVFGDVLELDVYHDKNHGPTTRNNFLGRLRLTSSQFVKKGEEALIYFPLQKKSLFSFIQGDIGLKIYYLDEPPQPPPPPPEEPKPAKTVPPPPPEETKPAEATPPPPPEEAAPPPPESEKKEEEAPPVTEQPPPSESEKPAEEPPAEAAGKPPETAAAEVGESDQPPPPPPPEISGDVPVPDQHEHIEMMAASSVSKLVPEIKFVGGINGPQPMARRPSGVPSYTQLEPTESMSIDGPTSFDLVEKMHYLFVRVVKARYLPANGRPVVKISASNYHVTSTPARKTNCFEWDQTFAFGRQSPDSSSILEVSVWDPPVPDPTGMASGHNFLGGVCFDVAEIPLRDPPDSPLAPQWYRLEGGGSRINGDLMLATWMGTQADESFPDAWKTDTSGNPNARAKVYQSPKLWYLRATVLEAQDVVPITASLKEATFQVKAQLGFQSFKTEPSLTRNGTPSWNQDLIFVAAEPFTDHLVFVLENRQPKGTVTLGFAKIPLTAIERRVDDRKVASKWISLEDPKDEKRVYSGRMHVRICFDGGYHVMDEAAHVCSDYRPTARQLWKTPVGTIELGIIGCKNLIPVKTVNGKGCTDAYCVAKYGSKWVRTRTVCDSLEPKWNEQYTFRVFDPCTVLSIGVFDSNGVFETDGPREATRLDFRIGKVRVRISTLTTGKVYKHTYPLLVLSPAGLKKMGEVEIAIRFARVSPTLDLVHAYSQPLLPLMHHIKPLGVGQQDMLRRAAVKIVAAHLSRSEPPLGRETVLYMLDADSHGFSMRKVRANYFRIINVVAGVMDIVGWINDTRSWKNPMATILVHALLVLLVWFPDLIIPTLLFYVFAIGAWNYRFRSRVPLQHFDPKLSLADTVDRDELDEEIDMVPSTRSYEVVRARYDKLRTLGARVQTVLGDFATQGERVQALVTWRDPRATGIFVGLCFVVAMILYLVPSKMVAMAFGFYYLRHPIFRDRTPSPALNFLRRLPSLSDQLL